Sequence from the Nocardia brasiliensis genome:
CCCGCGCCACGGCGAGCAGGTTGAGTCGCTCGGTGTGCAGCCACGAGACGCACTCGTGGTGACTGTCCAGACCGGGCAGCGGCGTGTTCGGCTTGGGCAGGTCGGTGATGCGGCTCGTGCGATCGGGCAGGATCTCGGTGCCGACTCGCCAGGCGGCGTAGCGGTAGTAATCGAAAAGCCGGGTCAGTGCGGCACCGTCGTCGTTGGCGGGTTGTTCCAGGGTCGCGGCATAGTCGCGCACCAGGTTGTGGAACCGGTAGCGTTCGGAGACAACCTGTTCCAGTAGGTGCACGTCGACGAGCGCCTCGAGGATCTGCTCGGCGGCACACGTGCCGATGTCGGCGAGCGCGGCGGTGGCGTAGGTGTCGAAGTCGCGGCCGGGGTGCAGGCCGAGCAGGCGGAAGACCCGCTGTTGCTCGGGCGGCAGGTCCTGGAAGCTCGCGGTGAGTGCGGCGGCCACGCTGCGCGAGCCGGCCGCGAGGTGTTCGAGGCGGTGGCTCGGATGTCGGAGCCGCTCGGCGATCCGGTCGATCGGCCAGACCGGCCGGGCGCGTAGCCGCCCCGCCGCGATGCGGATGGCCAGCGGCAGGTAGCCGCACAGGCGCACGGTCTCCTCGACCGCGTCGGGCTCGGTCGTGACCCGGTCGTCGTCGACGATGGCGGCGAACAGGGCCTTGGCGTCCTCCGGCGCGAGCACGTCCAGCGACAAGGTCTGGGAGACCTCGAGGTCCACCAGTCTGCGCCTGCTGGTGATCAGCACCAGACAGCTCGGGGTGCCCGGCAGCAGCGGCCGGACCTGATCGGCGTCGGCGACATTGTCGAAGACCAGCAACGCCGACCGCGACGCGATCTCGGTGCGCCACAGGGCGGCTCGGGCGTCGAGATCAGGGGGAATCGATTCGCTCGGCACGCCGACCGCGCGCAACAGCCGATCCAGCGCCACCATCGGTTCGACCGGCGCGCTCTCGGCCGCGTGTCCGTGCAGATCGATGTAGAGCTGGGCATCGGGATAGCGGCTGCCGAGTTGATGCGCCGCGTGGATCGCCAGTGTCGTCTTGCCGACGCCCGCCATGCCGTCGATCGCCTCGATCAACACCGTCGGGCGGCCCGCCTTGGGCGGCAGATCGGCGAGCAACCGGTTCATCTCGTCGGTGCGGCCGGTGAAATCAGCGATGTCGCCGGGTAACTGGTTGCGGCTCGGCAGCGTCTCCGGCCGTGGCTCCAGCACGGCGCCGAGGTCGGCGGGCGTGGGCGGTCCGTCGCCGGGCGGGGCCGGGCGCGGCGCGTCCTGGTCCGCGCCGCCGAGCTCGGCGGCGCCCGCGGGCGGCGGTTCGATCTCGTCGCGCAGGATGCGCCGATGCAGTTCGCGCAGTTCCCGGCCCGGCTCGATGCCGATCTCCTCGGCGAGCCTGCGCTGCGCGTCCTGGAAGACCAGCAGCGCCTCGGCCTGGCGGCCGCAGTGATACAGGCCGAGCATGAGCAGCGTGCGGAACCGCTCCTGCAGCGGGTAGGCCGTGACCAGCGGGGCGAGCTCGGCGACCGCCTCGGCGTGGTGGCCGAGGGCGATCTTGATCCCGGCCCGGTGCTCGAGCGCGGTGAGATAGCGCTCCTGGAGCCTGCGGCGCTCGCCCTCGATGATCGGACCGGCCAGTCCGCTGAACGGCTCGCCGCGCCACAGCGCCAGCGCCGCGTCGGTGTGCGCGGCGGCCGCGGTCAGGTCGCTGTCGCGCCTGCACCGTTCCGCGGTCGCGAGCAGCCGGTCGAACGCGACGTGATCGGAGAGCGTGGGGTCGCCGTGTAGGACGTACCCCGTCTCGGACCACACCAGCGCGGGCTCGGCGACCTTGCGCCGCGGCGCCAGTGCGCGCCGCAGCCTGCTGACGTAGGTCTGCACACCGTTGCGCGCGTCACCGGGCGGGTGTTCACCCCACACCCCGTCGATGATCGCGTTCACCGTTACCGGCCGGTTCATCTCCAGCATCAGCGCTGCGAGCACTGCCTGTTGTTTCGCCGGGCCCAGCTCGATTTCACGGTCATCCCGCCATGCCGTGAACGAGCCGAGCACCCCATATCTGATCTGAGTTCGAGCCATGGACAAGCCCTCCTGAACCATGTGCTGCCAGCGCAGAGCATAGGCGGCGTCGGCTCTGCCCAGCGCGGGAACGCGGGGATAGTTACCAGTTTGACCAGTCATTTATGCACTAGTACAGCGCCAGTTACGCAGGCAGGGACATCCTGATCGAGTGTGCTGCACCAGGATTCGGGGGCATCGACGCGCGGGGCGACCGGCAGGCCGGCGACCTCGCGATCGCGCATCCAGTTATGGTCGAGCGTCCACTAGGTGGATCGGCCAGGCAGTGCACCAGTTGAGCCGCCGTACCGGCCTGCCCGCGCGGGTTCCGGACGCGGTTGCCGCCCACGGGGATTCGGTGTGGGCGACGCGCGCGTGTCCTGACAGGTGAGGGAGTTCGCTATGCAATCCGGTAACAAATCACTGCTGCGCAATGTGACCTCGATTCAGAAAGAACTGTGGATCGCACACGAACTTTCCGATATTCCCAATAACTGCATCGTCTATATCGATATCCGCACGGAGCTGGAACTGGGTTGTTTCACCGACGCGCTCCGGCAGGTATTCGCGGAGTCGCCGGCGCTGACGGTGAACATCGTCCGGGGTGCGAACGGGCCGATGCAGGTCGAGCGCGATATCCGGGATTGGCTGCCGACCTACGTCGACTTCACCGCAGAATCCGACCCCGCCGCGGCGGCGCTGGACTACATGGCCAGGGAGCGGGAGCTCGGCTTCGATCTGGCGCTGGACTCGCTGTTGCGCGTCGCGCTGCTCGAGGTCGGCACCGACCACTATCTGCTGTCGATGTGCTTTCACCACATCATCATGGACGGCGTCGGCGTGGCCACCTGGGCGCAGCGGGTGCTCGATGTCTACTGCGCCATGGTGGCCGGAAAGGCCATCGCGCCACCGGATTTCGTACACGTCGACGAGATCGTCGAGCAGGATCTCGCCTACCGCAGGCACCGGCGGGCGATCGATCGCGCGTACTGGCGCACCCGGATCCCGGCGGGCATCGAGCCGTTGCGGTTGCCGGGCAACGCGGCGCCGGGCACGCGACCGGGCCGTATCGGCAGCACGCACAGCTTCTCCGGTGCGGAGCTGGGCGGACTCCTGAGCTCGGCGCGCTCGGCCGAGGTGAAGCTGCCGTACCTGTTGCTCGCGGTCGCGGCGGCGGCGATCCAGCGCTACGCGCTGCGCGACGAATTCTGTTTGCAGATACCGGTATCGAATCAGGTCGGCATCGCGCACAAGACGCCGTGTCAGCTCTCCGACACCGTGCCGCTGCTGATCGCCTCGGACCGACACCTGTCGGTGGCGGAGCTGGCGCATCGGATCGCGGCCACGATCGCCGGTGCGCGACCGCATCTGCGTTACGGTCTCTCCGACATCCGGCGGGACCTGAAAATGCCGAAGACAAAAGGAAATCCATTCGGTCCCGTCGTCAACGTGATGTCGTTCTTCGGGGCATTGGAGATGTCGGGCGGTACCGCCGAGCTACAGCTCTACTCCGCCGGTAACAGCGGCGATCTGTCCATTGTCTTCTATTACGAGCGGCGCTCGGACCGTGGCGGTTATCTGCGTATCGAGGGCGACGCGCAACGCTACACCGAGGCCGACCTGCGCACCTACCTCGACGCCGTCGCCGGGTTTCTGCGCCAGGCGATCGCCGATCCGAGCGTATCCATCGGCGCGGTGGACATTCTCGGGTCCGATCGCGGGCGCGTGCTCGGTGCGTGGAACGACACGGCCGTGCCGGTGGACCCCGACGCGACGCTGGTCGGCCTGTTCGAGGAACAGGTGCGCCGCGCCCCCGATGCGGTCGCGGTGG
This genomic interval carries:
- a CDS encoding AfsR/SARP family transcriptional regulator — encoded protein: MARTQIRYGVLGSFTAWRDDREIELGPAKQQAVLAALMLEMNRPVTVNAIIDGVWGEHPPGDARNGVQTYVSRLRRALAPRRKVAEPALVWSETGYVLHGDPTLSDHVAFDRLLATAERCRRDSDLTAAAAHTDAALALWRGEPFSGLAGPIIEGERRRLQERYLTALEHRAGIKIALGHHAEAVAELAPLVTAYPLQERFRTLLMLGLYHCGRQAEALLVFQDAQRRLAEEIGIEPGRELRELHRRILRDEIEPPPAGAAELGGADQDAPRPAPPGDGPPTPADLGAVLEPRPETLPSRNQLPGDIADFTGRTDEMNRLLADLPPKAGRPTVLIEAIDGMAGVGKTTLAIHAAHQLGSRYPDAQLYIDLHGHAAESAPVEPMVALDRLLRAVGVPSESIPPDLDARAALWRTEIASRSALLVFDNVADADQVRPLLPGTPSCLVLITSRRRLVDLEVSQTLSLDVLAPEDAKALFAAIVDDDRVTTEPDAVEETVRLCGYLPLAIRIAAGRLRARPVWPIDRIAERLRHPSHRLEHLAAGSRSVAAALTASFQDLPPEQQRVFRLLGLHPGRDFDTYATAALADIGTCAAEQILEALVDVHLLEQVVSERYRFHNLVRDYAATLEQPANDDGAALTRLFDYYRYAAWRVGTEILPDRTSRITDLPKPNTPLPGLDSHHECVSWLHTERLNLLAVAREATRARWSDYNRLFSEILWWPYVTGLRCSDDAITMHFDAVEVARHNGEQAEECRLLVNLGYTLWRMRHCQQALVVLDDAVRLAHGMRDYSNAARAMHHSGLVYFRMARYRDALMGYHQCLLLSRLIGDRFLEGYALQGLGQVHERMGYVDDAFDYLRQAVTISDDTGDPYLRSCALMRLSDTAVRVGRYDDALAHLSAAEQSLAAISSKTLFHNYLSIRTGTVYTHLEKYEPALDSFHAALARAERNNDLILKCCTHLGIGDVHRRRGHRREALAHYERALHIACASGSPYEEVLAYDAIATVNYCSAHFSVARQHWKDALAIAVGLGIPEARRIAEHVAGIDSTFLAGRATRAADSRSAEFRRAADLIRGELTAARRTSAMAMMADPKAL